A segment of the Candidatus Methylomirabilota bacterium genome:
CGTGCTCGGCGAGCAGTGCCATGCGCTTCTGCGCCGCCTCGAGCTCGCGCGGTTCGCGGTGCACGTAGAGCGCGCCTCGATGAATGGCCTGGTACTCGATGCCCTCGTCGCGGGCCACGGCGTCGAGCACCCGCTGGCTGTACTGGCAGAGCCGGAGCTTCACCAGCGTGTTGCGCCGCGCTCGCGCGCTCGTGCACTCACGAAGAAAGCGCAGGCCCCACGTGTAGAGCCGCGGATCGGTGCCGAGGCGGAGCCGGATGGCCGTCTCGCCGCCCCGCAGCGAGTCCCAGAGCATGCGCGGCGCCCGCGGCGAGGCCCACGCGAAGGAGTGCCCGGGCGCGATGATCCCGGCGTTGCCACCGGTGGCCTCGAGCCCGAGGCTCTCCTTCTCCTCGAGCAGCGTCACCTCGTGGCCGGCCTGACCGAGGAAGTACATGGTGGTCACGCCCACCACGCCCCCGCCGAGGACGAGGACCTTCACGTGCGGAACCGCCGGGCGGCGACGACGGTGAGCACGATGGCGAGGATGAGCACCGCCAGCTGCGCGATCACGAAGGGCGCCTCGGTCTGATTGGGCGCCAGCCTCGTGAGCGCGGGGGCACCGACCACGTAGATCACCCGCCAGGCGCCCACCATGCCGAGCCGTAGCGGGCCACGACGGTGACGGCCAGTACCACGAGCGAGACGATCCCGATCTTGTGCGAGGGCAGCAGATGGTCGAAGGGGAAGCCGAAGCCCGTCACGCTGGTGAGGATGGTGGTCACGAGGAACAGCGCGGTCCAGCCGGCGAGCCGCCGGCCCGCCGGGTGAAGGCCTTGAGGCTCAGACCCAGCGTCATGGGCTATCGGGGTTGAGGGACCCCCTTACTGGCACAGGGCGAGCAAGCGGTCCGCCAGGACCTTCTTCGGCACCTTCCCCACCAGCGTCTCCACGACCTTGCCATCCTTCACGAACAGGAGCGACGGGAGCGCCTTCACGCCGAAGCGCTCGGCCACTGCGGGCTCCGCCTCGACGTTGATCTTGCCCACGGTGGCGCGACCCGACATCTCGCGCGCGAGCTCGTCGATCATGGGCGCGATCGCCTTGCAGGGCACGCACCACGGCGCCCAGAAGTCGAGCAACACGGGGCCGGACGCGAGGGTCGCGTCGATGGTATCCGCGGTGATGTGGCGGGCGCCGTCCTGAGGGCTTCCGGAAGCTTCGGTCATCGCTGATGTCCTCCCACGGTTTGGATGCGGAGCCGAGCGCGCGCGCTTCCGGCGGCGACCCAGGCGGAAGTCAGCCTATCACAGGCAGGGAGGGCGGAGTGTCAGCCCTGGGACAGGGCCAGATCGGAGCGATCCTCCTCCTCGTCACCATTGCGAAGGAGGTCGAGGAGGCGCGGATCGGCGGGGACGATGATGCCCGTGGCGCCCACGGCGCCCGCGGCGTCACGCAGCGCCCGCCACGCCTCTCGCCCGTCGGGCGCGGGCACGCGGGCCCAGAGCTCGAAGGGCGCCGCGAGCCGTTCGCGCGTGCGCCGGTCCCGCGCCTGGTCGAAGGCGGCATGGCACTGCTTGGGCTCGTCGACGATAGCCACGAGCCCGTCGGAGAGCCGAGCGCCCAGCAGGGACTGGCCGTCCCCCCCTCCTTGCAGGAGGACGGGCGACGGCCCTGCGCGACGGGCGCACGCGATCAGCCCTTCCGTGTCTGCCGGCCGCGCCGCCGCCGTCACCGCGGCGAAGAGACGGCCCCGCGAAAGGCGCTCGAGGGTGACCATGCGCCGCGCCAGCTCGTCCGGAGCGGCGGTGTCGAAGGCGGAGACGGGCGCCGCCAGCCGCGCGCGGCCGGTGACGGCGGCGACCCCGGCCAGGACCATCCACGGATCGAACGCGTCGTCGGCCAGCCACAGCGAATCGACCCCCGCGGCGTCGAGCGCCCGCGCATCCGCGAGATAGTCCCCGGAGTCGGTGAAGCGGCCGGGCAGCAGGACGCCGATCTTCATCGGGCTACATCTGGGCGCCGAAGATCACCACGATCCGGAGCGCGAGCCCGCCCAGGAGGACGAGGAAGGCGGCGAGCACCGGCTCGCGGCGGTGGCCGCTGCCCATCCGCGTCATCACGAGCGGGATCACGGTGCCTACGACGACCAGCGCCCAGAGCGCGAGCCAGCGTGGCGCCAGCAGGCGCGAGGCCAGGGCACCCAGTGTGGCGAAGAACGCCACGAGCAGGATCAGCTCCAGGACGATGAAGTAGGCGTCCGCGCGGGACAGTTTCCCCTGGGTGCTCGCCGCCGCATCGGAGCGTCCGCGCGCGAGGAGGGCCAGGGTGCCCGCGGCCACGCTGAGGCCGGAGGCGAGGAAGACGCCGCCCAGGGTCCACGTGTCGCTCCAGATCGGCTGATTGCTCACGCTGATCAGCACGCCGGTGTAGCCCGCGATGAAGAGCCCGAGGAAGGCGCCGATGATCATCAGGACGCGGCCGAAGCCGCCGGACATGAGACTGGCAATGCCTCGAGCCACCCCATTCCGGGTGTAGCCCTCCTTGAACAGGACCTCGATGAAGGACAGCGTGACAAAGACGCCGAAGAGGAGCAGCGCCCAGGCGCCGACGGACATGGGGGACCAGTACTTGAAGTTGAGCTCCCACGTCCGGCTGTTGATCAGCATGTGCCAGAAACGGCTGGGGCGGCCCAGGTCGAGCGTGAGGAGGAGCGGGCAGATCGCCATCGCGGGGAATGCGACGAGGAAGGCCAGACGCGCCACGCCCTCATCCCGGGAATCCCCGAGCAGGCGAAGCAGCGTTCCGATGAGATACGTGCCCCCGGCGATCCCGCCGAGGAAGAAATACCAGACGATGTACCACTCCCACTGGGGCGGCGCCACGAAGTGCTGGGGCATGGCCTAGTTCTCCCCGCGCTGGCGGAACGCGATGACCGCGCCCACGAGGCCGAGCACCGCAGTGACCGCAGAGCCGAGATAGGCCCGCACGTTGTTGCGGCTCGGGAGCACCGCGTTCTCGGCGTTCGGCAGCTTGTACGCCTCGGGCTTGTCCGTGAGGAGGAACAGGGCGTGGAGACCCCCGTACTCCTTCTCGCCGTAGATCTGGGCGTTGGCCACCCCCTGGCCCTGCAGCACCTTGAGCCGTGCCCCCGCCACCTCGCGCATCTCGTTGAGCTCGCCGAACTTGATGGACTCGGTGGGACAGGCCTTCGCGCAGGCGGGGACGAGGTTGTTCTGGAGCCGGTCGTAGCAGAACGTGCACTTCTGGGCGAGGCCGGTGTCCTCGTTGAAGCCGATAACGTTGTACGGACAGGCGGCGATGCAGTCCCGGCAGCCGTTGCAGACGTCCGGTTGGATGTAGACGGTGTCGAACTCCGTCCGGATGATCGCGTTGGTGGGGCAGACCTCCATGCAGCTGGCGAGCGCGCAGTGCTTGCAGACGTCGCTCATCATGCTCCAGGCGACGGTGCCCTGCGGCGTCCCCCGCTCGATGAACTGGACGTGGCGCCAGTTCTGCTCGTCGAGCTTCCCGGTGTTGTCGAAGCTGTCGAGGAACTTCGGCTTATGGCCCGGCAGCTGATTCCACTCCTTGCAGGCGACCTCGCAGGCCTTGCATCCGATGCAGAGCGTGGTGTCGGTGAAGAAGCCAACCGTACGCGCCATGTGGGCTCTCCTATATCCCCATGAGATTCGGCACGATCTTGGCGAAGCCTCTCTCTTGCATGTGCAGATCGATGGGCAGGGCAACCAGCTCGTCGACGACCGGCACCGCGTCGCGGTCCCGGCGCAAATCCACCGTGATGAGGTAGCGCCGGCAGCTCTCACAGGAGTCCGCGCGGAGATGCGGCAGCCTCTCGGCGTCCGAGAAGATAGGCAGCTTCGAGGTCGTCCGCTCCCCGCAGGCCGGACAGGCCATGCGCTCGTGGATCCATTCCTCCCCGCACCGGCAGCAGAGGAGCCGGCGGGGTGGGGTCAGGAGCTCTCCACTCGCCTCGCCGACCACCGAGAGCTGGGGCCGACCGCCGCAACGCGGGCAATGGCCCTCGGCCCGCTCGCCGGAATCCGCCGGCCACGCCCCGGCCCCGAGCGCCTCGAGCACCGGGGCGACCGCGGCGCGGGCCAGGTAGTCGTCCACGGGCGCCTGCGCCTCGCCGTCCAGCCAGCGCCGCACCGACTGGTCGAGCCCGCCGCGGGCGAAGCGCTCGCGCGCCGCCTCGACGAGTGCGGCGGGCCCCGCCGCGAGGGTTTCCTCGACGATGTCGCCCATCACGCGGTCGGCGACGTACGCGGCCAGCCGCTCACGACCGGGCCGATCGTCGAGCGCCGCCGCATACGCCCGCTCCTGTGCGTCGAGCAGCGCCGCGTAGAGCCGGAGCATCTCGCCCGCGTAGGGCCAGCGCTTCTGAAGCCGAGTGGCCCGCCGCCGCCGCTCCCCCCATCGGGGGGCGACGGCGGGGGCCGCCGCCACGCGCTCCATCAAATCTTCTCGATGTTGACCAGGAACGCCTTGAATTCTGGCGTCCGGGAATTCGCGTCTCCCACAAACGGGGTGAGGGCGTTGGCCAGCCAGTTGGCGCCCTTGGTCGGATCGCGGTCGGCCGCGATGCCCACGAACCCCCAGTGGATCGGGATGCCGATGTGATAGACCTTCTTGCCGTTGAACTCGAGGGGACCGAGGCGATTGGTCACGATCGCCGCGACCTCGAGCTTGCCGCGCTTGGACGACACCCGCACGCGGTCGCCGCTCTTGATCCCCTTCTCGCGCGCTACGTCCTCGGGGACCTCTACGAAGGGATAGGGCTGCAGGCGATCCAGATGCGGGACGTGCTGGGTAACGTAGTGCTCGTGCTCGGTGAGGCGATAGCTGGTCGCGATATACGGGTAGTCCTTGGCGGTGCCGAACCGGTCGGCGCGCCCGGCCTGCTTGTCGTAGAGGAACACGACGGGCGACTCCGACTGACCGGAGTGCAGCGGATTGACGATCGGCGACTCCATCGGCTCGTAGTGCTCGGGGAACGGGCCGTCGAGCATGGAGGCGGAGAAGAGCCGGCCCACGCCCTCGGAGTTCATGATGAAAGGCCCCCACGCCTTGGGGCTGCGGGGCTCCATGGTCGGGGGATAGTCCGGCACGTCGCCCACCCACTTCTTCTGCTCGGCGTCCCACTTGATGCCGGGGCGCTTCGGATCCCATGGCTTCCCGTCGAGATCCGCGGACGCCCGGTTGTACATCACTCGACGATTGAGCGGCCAGCTCCATGCCCACCCGTGGTAGTAGCCCATGCCGGTGGGATCGTTCTTCTTCGGATCCTGGATGCCCGCCCGCCGCGCGCTGAGGTTGCCCGCCTCGGGATAACTGCCGGTATAGATCCAGTTGCCGGCGTTGGTGGTGCCGTCGTCCTTCAGCTTGGCGAAGGTGTCGAGGCGCTGGCCCGTGGTGAGATCGTAGCCATTGATCTCGCGGCAGATCTCATCGAGCTCCGGCTTCGCGGGATTCTTGTAGTTGAACGTCACCGCCTTGATCGGTTCAGGGAACTTCCCCCCCTGTTGCTCGTAGAGCTTCCGCACCCGCTGGTACACGTCGGCGAGCACCCAGTGATCGTGGCGCGCCTCGCCTTCGGGCGGCATCACCTCTTCCTTCCACTGCATCCAGCGCCCGCTGTTCACGAAGGAGCCGTCCTTCTCGATCCAGTGCGTCGACGGCACCATGAACACTTCGGTCTGAATGGTCTTCGGATCGGCGCCCGGCCGCCGCCAGAACTCCGAGCTGGTCGTCGGCAGGGCGTCCATGACCACCAGCCACTTCAGGTTGGCCAGCGCCTGCATCACCTGGTTGGCATCGGGCCCGATGCTAGTCGCGGTCATGCCCGAGAGGATCAAGCCCTGCATCCGGTTCTTGAGGGCCTGGTCGTAGATGGAGATCCACGACGAGTTGGACATGGGTTTGGGGAGGAAATCGAAGGCGTACTCGTTGTCCTTGGTGGCGGCGTCCCCGTACCACGCCTTGAGGAGGCTCACCATGAGCTTGCGGTAG
Coding sequences within it:
- the trxA gene encoding thioredoxin, with the translated sequence MTEASGSPQDGARHITADTIDATLASGPVLLDFWAPWCVPCKAIAPMIDELAREMSGRATVGKINVEAEPAVAERFGVKALPSLLFVKDGKVVETLVGKVPKKVLADRLLALCQ
- a CDS encoding LLM class flavin-dependent oxidoreductase yields the protein MKIGVLLPGRFTDSGDYLADARALDAAGVDSLWLADDAFDPWMVLAGVAAVTGRARLAAPVSAFDTAAPDELARRMVTLERLSRGRLFAAVTAAARPADTEGLIACARRAGPSPVLLQGGGDGQSLLGARLSDGLVAIVDEPKQCHAAFDQARDRRTRERLAAPFELWARVPAPDGREAWRALRDAAGAVGATGIIVPADPRLLDLLRNGDEEEDRSDLALSQG
- the nrfD gene encoding NrfD/PsrC family molybdoenzyme membrane anchor subunit, which codes for MPQHFVAPPQWEWYIVWYFFLGGIAGGTYLIGTLLRLLGDSRDEGVARLAFLVAFPAMAICPLLLTLDLGRPSRFWHMLINSRTWELNFKYWSPMSVGAWALLLFGVFVTLSFIEVLFKEGYTRNGVARGIASLMSGGFGRVLMIIGAFLGLFIAGYTGVLISVSNQPIWSDTWTLGGVFLASGLSVAAGTLALLARGRSDAAASTQGKLSRADAYFIVLELILLVAFFATLGALASRLLAPRWLALWALVVVGTVIPLVMTRMGSGHRREPVLAAFLVLLGGLALRIVVIFGAQM
- a CDS encoding 4Fe-4S dicluster domain-containing protein: MARTVGFFTDTTLCIGCKACEVACKEWNQLPGHKPKFLDSFDNTGKLDEQNWRHVQFIERGTPQGTVAWSMMSDVCKHCALASCMEVCPTNAIIRTEFDTVYIQPDVCNGCRDCIAACPYNVIGFNEDTGLAQKCTFCYDRLQNNLVPACAKACPTESIKFGELNEMREVAGARLKVLQGQGVANAQIYGEKEYGGLHALFLLTDKPEAYKLPNAENAVLPSRNNVRAYLGSAVTAVLGLVGAVIAFRQRGEN
- the fdhE gene encoding formate dehydrogenase accessory protein FdhE; this translates as MERVAAAPAVAPRWGERRRRATRLQKRWPYAGEMLRLYAALLDAQERAYAAALDDRPGRERLAAYVADRVMGDIVEETLAAGPAALVEAARERFARGGLDQSVRRWLDGEAQAPVDDYLARAAVAPVLEALGAGAWPADSGERAEGHCPRCGGRPQLSVVGEASGELLTPPRRLLCCRCGEEWIHERMACPACGERTTSKLPIFSDAERLPHLRADSCESCRRYLITVDLRRDRDAVPVVDELVALPIDLHMQERGFAKIVPNLMGI